Proteins from one Mesorhizobium sp. M9A.F.Ca.ET.002.03.1.2 genomic window:
- a CDS encoding aldo/keto reductase, with amino-acid sequence MTATAFELSPGYTISRVIRGGWQLAGGHGAIDREQAVTDLIATFDAGIRSYDCADIYTGVEELIGAARLRLANERGLDVAARMKVHTKLVPDLERLSSISRDYIRGIVDQSLRRLKTERLDLVQFHWWDYALPGYVDAMGWLDDLRREGKVRNIGTTNFDTQHLAEILAAGVPLVSQQLQYSVLDQRPATSLAALASQSGVSFLCYGSVAGGFLSERWLDATEPQTPLENRSLVKYKLIIDDFGCWELFQELLRVLKAVGERHGVDIATIASAWVLEQPQVAAVIVGARNQAHALANAKIMDVALDADDRARIAAVIAQSRGPVGDVYTLERDRHGRHGSIMHYNLNAGRI; translated from the coding sequence ATGACCGCCACGGCTTTCGAGCTCAGCCCCGGCTATACGATCTCGCGCGTCATTCGCGGCGGCTGGCAGCTTGCCGGCGGGCACGGCGCGATCGACCGCGAACAGGCGGTAACCGACCTGATCGCCACCTTCGACGCCGGCATCAGGAGCTATGATTGCGCCGATATCTATACCGGGGTCGAAGAGCTGATCGGCGCGGCGCGGCTGCGGCTGGCCAACGAGCGCGGCCTCGACGTTGCCGCCAGGATGAAGGTGCACACCAAGCTGGTGCCCGACCTCGAAAGGCTTTCCAGCATTAGCCGCGACTATATCAGAGGCATCGTCGACCAGTCGCTGCGGCGGCTGAAGACCGAGCGGCTCGATCTCGTGCAGTTCCACTGGTGGGATTATGCGCTGCCCGGCTATGTCGATGCGATGGGCTGGCTCGATGACCTTCGCCGGGAAGGCAAGGTGCGCAACATCGGCACCACCAATTTCGACACACAGCATTTGGCCGAGATCCTGGCCGCCGGCGTGCCGCTGGTCAGCCAGCAGCTGCAATACTCCGTGCTCGACCAGCGGCCGGCCACCAGCCTTGCGGCACTCGCCAGCCAGAGCGGCGTCAGTTTCCTGTGCTACGGTTCAGTGGCGGGCGGCTTCCTGAGCGAAAGATGGCTTGATGCTACCGAGCCGCAAACGCCGCTCGAAAACCGGTCGCTGGTCAAATACAAGCTGATCATCGACGATTTCGGCTGCTGGGAGCTTTTCCAGGAGTTGCTGCGGGTATTGAAGGCGGTCGGCGAGCGCCATGGCGTCGATATCGCCACCATAGCCAGTGCCTGGGTGCTGGAGCAGCCGCAAGTGGCGGCCGTCATCGTCGGCGCCCGCAACCAGGCGCACGCCCTTGCCAATGCCAAAATCATGGACGTCGCGCTCGACGCCGATGACCGGGCGCGGATCGCCGCAGTGATCGCGCAAAGTCGCGGGCCCGTGGGCGACGTCTACACGCTGGAACGCGACCGTCACGGCCGCCATGGCTCGATCATGCACTATAATCTGAACGCAGGCCGGATATGA
- a CDS encoding GNAT family N-acetyltransferase, producing the protein MPRTIRTLALDEVETLVDWAAAEGWNPGLGDAVAFQATDPRGFIGAFVDGEMVAGISAVAYSDDFGFIGLYICRPDRRGRGHGKAVWDAGMARLGNRTIGLDGVVEQQANYRSMGFAPAYRTIRFVGSPNAPADAGSDIRAIRAELLADVLDYDGRFFPGPRRVFLEHWLRPPYMALAIVRNGAIEGYGVARRCREGCKIGPLFSDSLDAASRLFAALADTCKSGNIHIDVPETSGDFAARLTSAGLKPGFETARMYKGKAPQLTQSGVFAITTLELG; encoded by the coding sequence ATGCCCCGAACGATCAGAACGCTCGCACTTGACGAAGTGGAAACCCTTGTCGACTGGGCAGCAGCGGAGGGCTGGAACCCCGGCCTCGGCGATGCCGTGGCGTTCCAGGCGACGGATCCCCGGGGCTTCATCGGCGCCTTTGTCGATGGCGAGATGGTGGCTGGCATTTCCGCCGTGGCCTATAGCGACGATTTCGGTTTCATCGGCCTTTACATCTGCCGTCCAGACAGGCGGGGAAGGGGTCATGGCAAGGCGGTCTGGGACGCCGGCATGGCGCGGCTCGGCAACCGCACGATCGGCCTCGATGGTGTCGTCGAACAGCAGGCCAACTACCGCAGCATGGGTTTTGCGCCGGCCTATCGGACGATCCGGTTCGTCGGATCGCCCAACGCTCCGGCAGACGCCGGCAGTGATATTCGCGCCATAAGGGCGGAACTCTTGGCCGATGTCCTGGACTACGATGGTAGGTTCTTCCCCGGTCCGAGACGGGTATTTCTAGAGCACTGGCTGCGCCCGCCGTACATGGCGCTGGCGATCGTCAGGAATGGCGCGATCGAGGGATACGGCGTCGCGCGCCGATGCCGGGAAGGCTGCAAGATCGGTCCGCTTTTCTCCGACAGCCTCGACGCGGCAAGCCGTCTCTTCGCCGCGCTCGCCGACACGTGCAAATCCGGAAACATCCATATCGACGTTCCCGAGACCAGCGGGGATTTTGCAGCTCGGCTGACGTCCGCAGGCCTTAAACCGGGCTTCGAGACCGCTCGAATGTACAAGGGAAAAGCGCCGCAGCTCACGCAGTCCGGAGTCTTTGCGATAACGACCTTGGAGCTTGGTTGA
- a CDS encoding branched-chain amino acid ABC transporter permease, with translation MMDLLGYGAFFLTTALIFSLVTLGLNLQWGLTGLFNVGLAGFIAIGAYTSALLTTPDDAARLGGFDLPILAGWLGAMLAGGIAAAITGIATLRLRSDYLAITTFGVAVVVQLVALNAQKLTGGPFGIGFIPRPFGGLAETPLLFNLSNLAVVSVVTLIVYLALEHLSRSPWGRVLKALREDERAAISLGKSARFYRVQAFAVGGGIMALAGALQAHFTGFIAPDNYLPILTFQVWVMLIVGGSGSNKGAVVGSILVWAIWAGSGSLTSVLFSPEQQARAASLQIVAIGVMLCVILLVRPNGLFGDRPRRPRFGKRAKVATGESGTAS, from the coding sequence CTGATGGATCTGCTCGGCTATGGCGCTTTCTTCCTGACGACCGCGCTGATCTTTTCGCTCGTCACGCTCGGGCTCAACCTGCAATGGGGGCTCACCGGCCTTTTCAATGTCGGGCTCGCAGGCTTCATCGCCATCGGCGCCTACACCTCGGCGCTGCTGACCACGCCCGACGATGCCGCACGCCTCGGCGGCTTCGACCTGCCTATCCTTGCCGGGTGGCTCGGCGCCATGCTGGCGGGCGGCATCGCCGCCGCCATCACTGGCATCGCCACGCTGCGGCTGCGATCCGACTATCTGGCGATCACCACCTTCGGCGTCGCCGTCGTCGTGCAGCTGGTGGCGCTCAATGCCCAGAAGCTGACTGGCGGCCCGTTCGGCATCGGCTTCATTCCGCGTCCTTTCGGAGGCCTCGCCGAGACGCCTTTGCTGTTCAACCTGTCGAACCTTGCCGTCGTCTCGGTGGTGACGCTGATCGTCTATCTCGCGCTGGAGCATTTGTCGCGCAGCCCGTGGGGGCGCGTGTTGAAGGCGCTTCGGGAGGATGAGCGGGCCGCGATATCCCTGGGGAAAAGCGCACGCTTCTACCGCGTCCAGGCCTTTGCCGTTGGCGGTGGCATCATGGCACTGGCCGGCGCTCTGCAGGCGCATTTCACCGGCTTTATCGCGCCTGACAATTATCTGCCTATACTGACCTTCCAAGTCTGGGTGATGCTGATCGTCGGCGGCTCGGGCAGCAACAAGGGCGCCGTCGTCGGCAGCATCCTGGTCTGGGCGATATGGGCCGGATCGGGAAGCCTTACCAGTGTGCTGTTCTCGCCCGAACAGCAGGCCCGCGCCGCCTCGCTGCAGATCGTGGCGATCGGCGTGATGCTGTGCGTCATCCTTCTGGTCAGGCCGAACGGCCTGTTTGGCGACAGGCCGCGGCGTCCAAGGTTCGGCAAGCGTGCCAAAGTGGCTACGGGTGAGAGCGGAACAGCGTCATGA
- a CDS encoding ABC transporter ATP-binding protein encodes MSDTTARQRAETHMPVLTARNVVRRFGGLVAVDDVSFDVQPGEILGLIGPNGAGKTTMFDLLAGSILPTSGEILLNGTPVSGEPAHRRIGRGLGRTFQIPRPLPNLTLIENVMLAAQGQAGERLLANFLIPRRVAAEELAAETRAIELLELVKLAHLAHEPARVLSGGQRKLLELARVMMADPAIILLDEPAAGVNATLLEVIIDRIRDINRSGITFLLIEHNIDMVTRLCHRVLVMASGQLLCEGTPDEVARDPRVIEAYLGGAA; translated from the coding sequence ATGAGTGACACAACCGCACGACAGCGGGCGGAAACCCACATGCCGGTTCTGACGGCCAGGAACGTCGTCAGGCGCTTCGGTGGCCTCGTCGCGGTCGACGATGTCTCGTTTGACGTCCAGCCGGGTGAAATACTCGGCCTTATCGGCCCGAACGGCGCCGGCAAGACGACGATGTTCGACCTGCTGGCCGGCAGCATCCTTCCGACCAGCGGCGAGATCCTTCTCAACGGCACACCGGTATCGGGAGAGCCAGCCCATCGCCGCATCGGCCGCGGCCTTGGCCGCACGTTCCAGATCCCCCGGCCACTGCCCAACCTGACGCTGATCGAAAACGTCATGCTGGCCGCGCAGGGACAAGCCGGAGAAAGACTGCTCGCCAACTTCCTGATACCACGGCGGGTCGCCGCCGAGGAGCTGGCTGCCGAGACGAGAGCCATCGAGCTGCTCGAACTTGTCAAGCTTGCCCACCTCGCGCACGAACCGGCGCGTGTGCTTTCCGGCGGCCAGCGCAAACTGCTCGAACTCGCCCGCGTCATGATGGCCGACCCTGCGATCATCCTGCTCGACGAACCGGCGGCCGGCGTCAACGCGACGCTGCTCGAAGTCATCATCGACCGCATCCGCGACATCAACAGAAGCGGCATCACCTTCCTGCTGATCGAGCACAATATCGACATGGTGACGCGGCTCTGCCACCGCGTGCTGGTCATGGCGAGCGGCCAGCTTCTGTGCGAAGGCACTCCGGACGAGGTGGCACGCGATCCGCGCGTCATCGAGGCCTATCTCGGAGGCGCGGCATGA
- a CDS encoding DUF3830 family protein yields MTTPAITITELRSKLSVTALLLPEKAPDNAAFLLAYLERPRVVAGIHAMWTGPEISCPIPAADLEGQTYAKPLPAENVTLTPQPGDIVLSYVPPRMWGGNPKAIFDIGLFYGAGARLLFPIGWLAGSVVAQVRPEERDRFADACGAIRRNGACDITFTRVEI; encoded by the coding sequence ATGACGACGCCTGCCATCACGATCACCGAGCTGCGCTCAAAGCTTTCCGTGACGGCGCTGCTGCTGCCCGAAAAGGCGCCCGACAACGCTGCCTTCCTGCTGGCCTATCTCGAGCGGCCGCGCGTCGTTGCCGGCATCCATGCGATGTGGACGGGGCCGGAAATCTCCTGCCCGATTCCCGCCGCGGATCTCGAGGGCCAAACCTATGCCAAGCCCTTGCCGGCGGAGAATGTAACGCTGACGCCGCAGCCGGGCGATATCGTGCTGTCCTACGTGCCGCCCCGCATGTGGGGCGGCAATCCGAAGGCGATTTTCGACATCGGCCTGTTTTATGGAGCGGGCGCGCGTCTCTTGTTCCCGATCGGCTGGCTGGCCGGAAGCGTCGTCGCGCAGGTGCGCCCCGAGGAACGCGACCGGTTCGCCGACGCCTGCGGCGCGATCCGCCGCAACGGTGCTTGCGACATCACCTTCACCCGGGTGGAGATCTGA
- a CDS encoding GntR family transcriptional regulator — protein MQKAVIEKNNETIAAQLTPVGRETVQDRVYSELRRALIGGLFEPSQVLTIRGLADALVTSTMPVREALGRLITEKALEALPNRSVRVPPITLERIDDLLRARSLIEGEAIALAATRMNPRQIATVEAMLGEWDEMRALKHKKDIDREATLNQSFHFEIYRCCGSAVLIPMIESLWLQSGPCIRVAIYAFSDAGEVDTAHYHRSIVAALARQDAQAAREALVADISRPFAFLRDKLQSTAKKD, from the coding sequence ATGCAAAAGGCCGTTATCGAAAAGAACAATGAAACGATCGCGGCCCAGCTTACGCCGGTCGGCCGCGAGACCGTGCAGGATCGCGTCTATTCGGAGCTGCGCCGCGCCTTGATCGGCGGCCTTTTCGAGCCGAGCCAGGTTCTGACCATTCGTGGCCTCGCCGACGCGCTGGTCACCAGCACCATGCCGGTGCGCGAGGCGCTCGGGCGGCTGATCACGGAAAAGGCGCTGGAGGCGCTTCCCAATCGCTCCGTGCGCGTGCCGCCGATCACGCTGGAGCGTATCGACGATCTCCTGCGCGCCCGCTCCCTGATCGAGGGCGAAGCGATCGCGCTGGCTGCCACGCGCATGAACCCGCGCCAGATCGCTACGGTCGAAGCCATGCTCGGCGAGTGGGACGAGATGCGGGCGCTGAAGCACAAGAAGGATATCGACCGCGAGGCGACGCTCAACCAGAGCTTCCACTTCGAGATTTACCGTTGCTGCGGTTCCGCCGTGCTGATACCGATGATCGAGAGCCTGTGGCTGCAATCCGGGCCCTGCATCCGCGTTGCCATCTACGCATTTTCCGATGCTGGCGAGGTCGATACCGCCCACTATCATCGCAGCATCGTCGCGGCGCTTGCGAGGCAGGATGCGCAAGCAGCGCGCGAGGCGCTGGTGGCCGACATCAGCCGGCCCTTCGCCTTCCTGCGTGACAAGCTCCAATCCACAGCCAAGAAAGATTGA
- a CDS encoding FAD-dependent oxidoreductase, translated as MIHVAGSPGLSLWHAVSRNRRERPALEGALDVDLAIVGGGFSGLSTALHAAQKGISVVVLEAEITAWGATGRNAGFVVPNFAKRDPDDIIAQLGPERGERLVDFAAGSADLVFDLIKRHGIDCDAVQSGWIQPAHSQAALEKTRSRAEQWARRGKPAVALDRQAIKDLTGVRGYLGGWMDRSGGVLNPVDYARGLTDAAEKAGARIFEHTRVVSIDRNGNGWVLKTESGSVRAGKVLIATNAYGGPLDRTLQRTYFPLKIFQIATAPLPREIRTRLLPGGQGVGDTRRNLFTFRFDSENRLITGGMHSLGPGADVRVPQAIWRRLARHLELPELPPLAYSWSGIAAVEPDFLPHLVDLGHGLIAGFACNGRGIAMTIAMGKVLADWAGGAKPQDLPLPFAPPSPIPFHGLMRHAPNMLLPLSILRDRLDEGR; from the coding sequence ATGATCCACGTTGCCGGGTCTCCCGGGCTTTCCCTCTGGCACGCCGTCAGTCGCAATCGCCGCGAACGGCCCGCCCTTGAAGGCGCGCTCGATGTCGATCTGGCAATTGTCGGCGGCGGATTTTCGGGCCTTTCGACCGCGTTGCACGCCGCACAAAAAGGCATCTCGGTCGTCGTCCTCGAAGCGGAAATCACCGCCTGGGGTGCAACCGGCAGGAATGCCGGCTTCGTCGTGCCGAATTTCGCGAAAAGGGATCCCGACGATATCATTGCCCAGCTCGGGCCAGAGCGCGGCGAACGCCTTGTCGATTTCGCGGCCGGCAGCGCCGATCTCGTCTTCGACCTGATCAAGCGGCACGGCATCGACTGCGACGCCGTCCAGAGCGGATGGATACAACCGGCCCATTCACAGGCCGCTTTGGAAAAGACCAGATCGCGCGCCGAGCAGTGGGCAAGGCGCGGGAAACCGGCTGTTGCGCTGGACAGACAGGCGATCAAGGACCTGACGGGTGTTCGCGGTTATCTGGGCGGCTGGATGGACCGTTCGGGCGGCGTCCTCAATCCGGTCGACTATGCACGCGGGCTCACCGATGCGGCGGAAAAGGCCGGAGCCCGCATCTTCGAGCATACGCGCGTTGTATCGATCGATCGCAACGGGAATGGCTGGGTTTTGAAGACGGAATCGGGCTCGGTGCGCGCCGGAAAGGTGCTGATTGCCACCAACGCCTATGGCGGGCCACTGGACCGCACGCTGCAGCGAACCTACTTCCCGCTGAAGATTTTCCAGATCGCGACGGCGCCGCTGCCGCGAGAAATACGCACCCGCCTGCTTCCCGGCGGGCAAGGCGTCGGCGACACCAGGCGCAATCTTTTCACCTTCCGCTTCGACAGCGAAAACAGGCTGATAACCGGCGGCATGCATAGTCTTGGTCCCGGCGCCGACGTCCGCGTGCCGCAGGCGATCTGGCGACGGCTTGCCAGGCATCTCGAGCTTCCCGAACTGCCGCCGCTCGCCTACAGCTGGTCGGGGATAGCTGCCGTCGAGCCCGATTTCCTGCCGCACCTCGTCGATCTCGGGCATGGCCTGATCGCGGGCTTTGCCTGCAACGGGCGTGGCATCGCTATGACCATAGCCATGGGCAAGGTGCTTGCGGATTGGGCTGGTGGAGCGAAGCCTCAGGATTTGCCGCTTCCGTTTGCGCCGCCGTCGCCGATCCCGTTCCACGGCCTGATGCGGCATGCGCCAAACATGCTGCTTCCCCTAAGCATCCTGCGCGATCGGCTGGATGAGGGGCGCTAA
- a CDS encoding aspartate/glutamate racemase family protein has protein sequence MQILVVNPNTTASMTETIAAAARPVAAAGTEIVAVTSSMGPVSIEGYYDEALAVPGLLVEIAAGERSGARAAIIACFDDTGLDAARAMANIPVIGICEAALSTAAFIAQRFTVVTTTERSRVPVEGLVQRYGMAGRARVRAADIPVLALEDPASDAVLKLRGEIARAVEEDRAEAIVLGCAGMADLAAELQREFGVPVIDGVGAAVKQAEALIALGLSTSKRGAYANPLAKPYRGALKSFAPGPVAAE, from the coding sequence GTGCAAATCCTCGTTGTCAATCCGAACACCACCGCCAGCATGACCGAAACCATCGCGGCGGCGGCGCGACCTGTGGCCGCCGCCGGAACGGAAATCGTCGCCGTCACCTCGTCGATGGGGCCGGTCTCGATCGAAGGCTATTACGACGAGGCGCTTGCCGTGCCTGGCCTGCTGGTCGAGATCGCTGCCGGCGAGCGCTCGGGCGCGCGGGCCGCGATCATCGCCTGTTTCGACGACACCGGCCTCGATGCCGCGCGCGCCATGGCCAACATTCCGGTCATCGGCATCTGCGAGGCTGCGCTCAGCACGGCCGCGTTCATCGCCCAGCGCTTCACCGTCGTCACCACGACCGAGCGCTCGCGGGTTCCGGTCGAAGGGCTGGTGCAGCGCTACGGCATGGCGGGGCGGGCACGCGTGCGCGCCGCGGACATTCCGGTCCTTGCCCTCGAAGACCCGGCATCGGATGCGGTCCTGAAGCTGCGCGGCGAGATCGCGCGCGCCGTCGAGGAGGATCGCGCCGAAGCCATCGTGCTGGGCTGTGCCGGCATGGCCGATCTCGCAGCCGAGCTGCAGCGGGAATTCGGCGTTCCTGTCATCGACGGCGTCGGCGCGGCGGTCAAGCAGGCCGAGGCGTTGATCGCGCTTGGCCTGTCGACGTCCAAGCGTGGCGCCTATGCAAACCCACTGGCAAAGCCTTATCGTGGCGCATTGAAATCCTTCGCCCCCGGACCTGTTGCCGCCGAGTGA
- a CDS encoding ABC transporter permease — protein sequence MSHEKRTLEFYVLAAFFALFVLFLYGPLSAILILSFQGENGGLTFPLNGVSLHWFANLFERQAVGDFGGSFKRSFILGLMVMVVTVVVSLLAGLAFRQKFRGATALFYLAVASLVVPSIIISLGIGVVFQQIGFRPAWYTSAFGAHLTWTLPFGVLIMFAVFNRFSPAYEEAARDLGATSWQTFAHVVLPMIAPSLIGVGLFGFTLSYDEFARTLMTSGTFNTLPLEIYGMTTNVTTPVLYALGTVTTVFSFLVILATLGAIVYVGRRRARA from the coding sequence GTGAGCCACGAGAAGCGCACCCTCGAATTCTACGTGCTGGCGGCCTTCTTCGCCCTTTTCGTGCTGTTCCTCTACGGCCCGCTTTCGGCGATCCTGATCCTCTCCTTCCAGGGTGAGAATGGCGGGCTGACCTTTCCGCTGAACGGCGTATCGCTGCACTGGTTCGCCAATCTGTTCGAGCGCCAGGCGGTCGGCGATTTCGGCGGCAGTTTCAAACGCTCCTTCATTCTTGGCCTGATGGTGATGGTGGTGACCGTTGTCGTGTCGCTGCTCGCCGGTCTTGCCTTCCGCCAAAAGTTTCGCGGCGCAACGGCGCTGTTCTATCTGGCCGTCGCCAGCCTGGTCGTGCCGTCGATCATCATCTCGCTCGGCATCGGCGTCGTCTTTCAGCAGATCGGCTTTCGTCCCGCCTGGTACACGTCCGCCTTCGGCGCGCATCTGACGTGGACCTTGCCTTTCGGCGTGCTGATCATGTTCGCGGTCTTCAACCGGTTCTCGCCGGCCTATGAGGAGGCCGCGCGGGATCTGGGCGCGACCTCGTGGCAGACCTTCGCGCATGTCGTCCTGCCGATGATCGCGCCCAGCCTGATCGGTGTCGGCCTGTTCGGCTTCACGCTCTCCTATGACGAGTTCGCCCGCACGCTGATGACGTCGGGCACCTTCAACACGCTGCCGCTTGAAATCTACGGCATGACGACGAACGTGACGACGCCGGTGCTCTATGCGCTGGGCACTGTGACCACCGTGTTTTCCTTCCTGGTGATTTTGGCGACGCTCGGTGCAATCGTCTATGTCGGGCGCCGCCGGGCGCGCGCATGA
- a CDS encoding branched-chain amino acid ABC transporter permease, whose amino-acid sequence MSLQFVVDGLLAGSMIGLGAIGVTLTYSILRFSNFAHGDFMAWGAYATLAVVGAIGAMFGKIAPIAPLSFGWPLIVAVVVGMTITGLLALSLDMVLFARLRAKGQAIIVVMASFGASMALRSLLEFIFGSRPTYFSRAIQIAMPVGFGIRITPDQIALLLVTAVLVLGVHLLITRTQTGRSMQALSQNAALARIVGIDVAKVVRVTWIVGGALACVAGVMIGILIQIRPFMGFDMLLPMFAAAILGGIGSVPGAVLGGLIIGMAEAGAVQLIGAEWRAAVSFIILMTVLFVRPIGLFGVRER is encoded by the coding sequence GTGAGCCTGCAATTTGTCGTCGACGGGCTGCTGGCGGGCTCGATGATCGGCCTCGGCGCCATCGGCGTGACGCTCACCTATTCGATCCTGCGCTTCTCGAACTTCGCGCATGGCGACTTCATGGCCTGGGGCGCCTATGCGACGCTCGCCGTCGTCGGCGCCATCGGCGCAATGTTCGGCAAAATCGCGCCGATCGCTCCCCTCTCCTTCGGCTGGCCGCTGATCGTGGCGGTCGTCGTCGGCATGACGATCACCGGCCTGTTGGCGCTCTCGCTCGACATGGTGCTGTTCGCGCGGCTCAGGGCCAAGGGCCAGGCGATCATCGTGGTGATGGCGAGCTTCGGCGCCTCGATGGCACTGAGGAGCCTGCTCGAATTCATCTTCGGCTCGCGCCCGACCTATTTCAGCCGGGCCATCCAGATCGCCATGCCGGTCGGCTTCGGCATTCGCATCACCCCCGATCAGATCGCCTTGCTGTTGGTCACCGCCGTTCTCGTGCTCGGCGTGCATCTGTTGATCACGCGCACCCAGACCGGCCGTTCGATGCAGGCACTGAGCCAGAACGCGGCATTGGCGCGCATTGTCGGCATCGACGTCGCCAAGGTCGTGCGCGTCACCTGGATCGTCGGCGGGGCGCTGGCCTGCGTCGCCGGCGTCATGATCGGCATTCTCATCCAGATCCGGCCATTCATGGGTTTCGACATGCTGCTGCCGATGTTCGCGGCCGCCATTCTCGGCGGCATCGGCAGCGTGCCGGGCGCCGTTCTCGGCGGATTGATCATCGGTATGGCCGAAGCCGGCGCGGTACAGTTGATCGGCGCCGAATGGCGCGCCGCCGTCTCCTTCATCATCCTGATGACGGTGCTGTTCGTGCGGCCTATCGGCCTTTTCGGAGTGAGAGAACGCTGA
- a CDS encoding DUF4440 domain-containing protein, with product MSGELSLFSRASAEIVDLHRFFVGWFDRTRADRTDFSRFERVMGEGFEMIAPDGQLLDRNAVLDHIRASRATCDGDFAIAIEDIRAVWQAGDTIVVCYVEAQQRAGKRSRRRSSAVFTTSSSAPNGVEWRHLHETWLQMSEG from the coding sequence ATGAGCGGCGAGCTCTCTCTGTTTTCCCGCGCCAGCGCCGAGATCGTCGATCTGCATCGCTTCTTCGTCGGCTGGTTCGACAGGACGCGCGCCGACAGGACGGATTTCAGCCGCTTCGAACGCGTCATGGGCGAAGGCTTCGAGATGATCGCGCCGGACGGCCAACTCCTCGATCGCAACGCGGTGCTCGACCATATCAGGGCAAGCCGCGCCACCTGTGACGGCGACTTCGCCATCGCCATCGAGGATATCCGGGCCGTCTGGCAGGCCGGCGACACGATCGTCGTCTGCTACGTCGAGGCGCAGCAACGCGCCGGCAAGCGCAGCCGCCGTCGCTCTAGTGCCGTTTTCACCACCAGTTCATCGGCGCCCAACGGCGTTGAATGGCGACATCTGCATGAAACCTGGCTGCAGATGTCGGAAGGCTGA
- a CDS encoding ABC transporter ATP-binding protein, which produces MSQTVLDVRDLEAGYEPGVPIVRGASITVDKDEIVVVLGPNGAGKSTLIKAIAGLVPITGGTVLLDGKDITAAPAHTMVRLGLAFVPQTENIFPLMSVEDNLKVACGILKPRETPARIEEMYAAFPDLARQRRTAAGNLSGGQRQMLAVARALIVHPKVLVLDEPSAGLSPKFVAMVFEMLAGIRISGVTILLVEQNAKAALAIGDRAYVLVEGKDRHEGVASELWNDPVVAELYLGQRRLDPERDRHSRKGGAA; this is translated from the coding sequence ATGAGCCAGACGGTTCTCGATGTCCGCGATCTCGAAGCCGGCTACGAGCCAGGCGTGCCGATCGTGCGCGGCGCCTCGATCACCGTCGACAAGGACGAGATCGTTGTCGTTCTCGGCCCCAACGGCGCCGGCAAGTCGACCTTGATCAAGGCGATCGCCGGCCTTGTCCCGATCACCGGCGGCACGGTCCTGCTGGACGGCAAGGATATCACCGCCGCACCTGCCCACACCATGGTCCGCCTCGGCCTTGCCTTCGTGCCGCAGACCGAAAACATCTTCCCCTTGATGTCGGTCGAGGACAATCTGAAGGTTGCCTGCGGCATCCTGAAGCCGCGCGAGACCCCTGCCCGCATCGAGGAAATGTATGCGGCCTTTCCCGATCTCGCCCGTCAGCGCAGAACCGCCGCCGGAAATCTCTCGGGCGGACAGCGGCAGATGCTGGCCGTCGCCCGGGCGCTGATCGTCCATCCCAAGGTGCTGGTGCTCGACGAACCGTCGGCAGGCCTGTCGCCGAAATTCGTGGCGATGGTGTTCGAGATGCTGGCCGGTATACGCATATCCGGCGTCACCATTCTGCTGGTCGAACAGAACGCCAAGGCAGCGCTTGCCATCGGCGATCGCGCCTACGTGCTGGTCGAGGGCAAGGACCGGCATGAGGGCGTCGCCTCCGAGCTGTGGAACGATCCGGTCGTCGCCGAGCTCTATCTTGGCCAGCGCCGCCTCGATCCTGAAAGAGACCGGCACTCTCGCAAAGGGGGCGCGGCGTGA
- a CDS encoding TIGR04076 family protein — translation MAGPDDSFELFDLRVEAIIPEGKPIYCGAKPGDYFELKGEMLSMPAGQGFSIYSISAVLPLLAAKQRPTHKNDWMTSDAEIACPDPNCASRLRVVRTGKRRFSHAETTAVPLPKENDQR, via the coding sequence ATGGCCGGACCAGACGACAGTTTCGAACTCTTCGACCTTCGCGTCGAGGCGATCATTCCGGAAGGCAAGCCGATCTATTGCGGCGCCAAACCAGGCGATTACTTCGAGCTCAAGGGCGAGATGCTGTCCATGCCGGCGGGACAGGGTTTTTCGATCTACTCGATATCGGCCGTCTTGCCGCTGCTCGCAGCCAAACAGCGCCCGACCCACAAGAACGACTGGATGACGTCGGACGCCGAGATCGCTTGTCCCGATCCCAATTGCGCCAGCCGGCTCAGGGTCGTCAGGACCGGCAAACGGCGGTTCAGCCATGCCGAAACCACGGCGGTGCCGCTGCCGAAGGAGAATGACCAGAGATGA